The following coding sequences are from one Paenarthrobacter ureafaciens window:
- a CDS encoding ABC transporter ATP-binding protein has translation MIESKLSIVDLTKRYAAGLDPAVDRLNMEVEEGHLVALLGPSGCGKTTTLRMVAGLMDPTAGSIVVDGKEITHTPVNKRGMGMVFQSYALFPHMNVEQNVGFGLQMRQVSKSEQQKRVASALDMVQLGHLAKRQPKELSGGQQQRIALARALVVEPTLLLLDEPLSNLDAKLRETMRTEIRSIQQRTRATTLFVTHDQDEALDMADRIAVMNGGLIEQFGSPTEVYERPRTRFVANFIGQANFLKARVVAEMGSAADGEIHYKVDVEGLGQFGAVGAPGMAGSTRELVIRPHRLRVGTEQGATDAIPGIIERISYTGDALSVGVRVADRTLNAQLLTSSGKLPRLGDAAYLSWDAQDAYLLPEAPESSAS, from the coding sequence ATGATTGAATCCAAATTGTCGATCGTGGATCTGACCAAGAGATACGCAGCCGGCCTTGATCCGGCCGTCGACCGCCTGAACATGGAGGTGGAAGAGGGGCACCTGGTGGCGCTCCTCGGCCCGTCGGGATGCGGTAAGACGACCACTTTGCGCATGGTCGCCGGGCTAATGGATCCCACAGCGGGATCGATCGTGGTGGACGGCAAGGAAATAACCCACACCCCGGTCAACAAGCGCGGGATGGGCATGGTGTTCCAGTCCTACGCCCTGTTCCCGCACATGAACGTTGAACAGAACGTCGGTTTCGGCCTTCAGATGCGGCAGGTGTCCAAGTCCGAGCAGCAGAAGCGTGTTGCCAGCGCCTTGGACATGGTCCAACTGGGCCATCTGGCCAAACGGCAGCCGAAGGAGCTCTCCGGCGGACAGCAGCAGCGCATCGCCCTGGCGAGGGCCCTGGTGGTGGAACCCACCTTGCTTCTCCTTGACGAGCCGTTGTCCAACCTCGACGCCAAGCTGCGCGAAACAATGCGCACCGAGATTCGCTCCATCCAGCAACGGACACGGGCCACAACACTCTTTGTCACCCATGACCAGGACGAGGCCCTGGACATGGCCGACCGCATTGCCGTCATGAATGGTGGCCTGATTGAACAGTTCGGATCGCCCACCGAAGTGTACGAACGGCCCCGGACGCGGTTTGTTGCAAACTTCATTGGCCAGGCCAACTTCCTGAAGGCGAGGGTGGTAGCTGAGATGGGTTCGGCTGCCGACGGTGAAATCCACTACAAGGTGGACGTGGAAGGCCTGGGACAGTTCGGTGCCGTGGGAGCTCCGGGCATGGCCGGCTCCACCCGCGAACTTGTTATTCGTCCGCATAGGCTCAGGGTTGGCACGGAGCAGGGTGCCACTGATGCCATCCCCGGCATTATCGAGCGGATCAGCTACACCGGAGATGCCCTCTCGGTGGGCGTCAGAGTCGCAGACCGCACGCTCAATGCCCAGCTCCTGACCTCCAGCGGAAAGCTGCCCAGGCTCGGAGACGCGGCTTACCTGTCCTGGGATGCCCAGGATGCCTACCTTCTGCCCGAAGCCCCGGAAAGTTCCGCATCATGA
- a CDS encoding glycerate kinase: MDLANPRPNGHARVLIASDKFKGSLSSREVAAHLTAGLRSVHPDVQVKQLQVADGGEGTVKAVISAGFSSRLVQVSGPTGRPVVAEFATRGNEAVIEMANAAGLALLPGGAPAPLTASSRGVGELVCAALDLGCNKIVIGAGGSACTDGGAGFLAALGAEFLDANGQPLHEGGGFLMDLASVNLDNLDKRLRRARFVLATDVNNPLLGPEGSAAIFAPQKGATMTDIARLEAGLEHLVASMEQEIGPRAIRAAAVPGAGSAGGLGYAVIAVLAARIEPGVVAFQNILELNHYIADSTLVITGEGNMDEQSLGGKLPLGISRIASEHGVPVIAVCGKIALDASQVELAGFTRAYSLRELQPDLSQCINQAGPLLEQIGSTIGSDLHKLDS, from the coding sequence ATGGACCTTGCCAATCCGCGCCCGAATGGACACGCACGGGTTCTCATCGCATCAGATAAATTCAAGGGCTCCCTTTCCTCACGAGAGGTCGCCGCCCATCTCACTGCTGGTCTTCGCAGCGTGCATCCAGACGTTCAGGTCAAACAGCTGCAGGTCGCTGATGGTGGCGAAGGCACAGTAAAAGCGGTGATCAGTGCAGGCTTCAGCAGCCGTCTCGTTCAAGTCAGCGGTCCCACGGGACGTCCAGTTGTCGCAGAATTTGCAACACGGGGCAACGAAGCCGTTATTGAGATGGCAAATGCCGCTGGCTTAGCCCTTCTCCCAGGGGGTGCACCCGCTCCGTTGACCGCTAGTAGTAGAGGAGTAGGAGAACTCGTCTGCGCAGCCCTGGACCTGGGCTGTAACAAGATCGTCATCGGGGCTGGAGGAAGCGCCTGCACTGACGGTGGGGCTGGATTCCTAGCGGCACTTGGTGCCGAATTTCTCGATGCCAACGGTCAACCTCTGCACGAGGGCGGGGGGTTTCTGATGGACCTCGCCTCAGTGAATCTGGACAACCTGGATAAGAGACTTCGCCGGGCACGATTCGTTTTGGCAACAGACGTTAACAACCCATTGCTCGGTCCTGAGGGTTCAGCAGCGATATTCGCACCCCAAAAGGGGGCTACGATGACCGACATCGCGCGCCTCGAAGCCGGACTTGAGCATCTAGTCGCAAGTATGGAGCAAGAGATCGGTCCTCGGGCTATTAGAGCTGCCGCGGTACCAGGAGCGGGATCTGCGGGCGGGCTCGGTTACGCTGTCATCGCAGTCCTGGCTGCGCGAATCGAACCAGGAGTCGTTGCCTTCCAAAACATACTGGAACTGAATCACTACATTGCGGACTCAACACTCGTAATAACCGGTGAGGGAAACATGGACGAACAAAGCCTCGGCGGGAAGCTGCCCCTGGGTATCAGTCGCATCGCTTCAGAACACGGTGTACCAGTGATTGCAGTCTGCGGAAAAATCGCCCTGGACGCTTCGCAAGTTGAGCTCGCCGGTTTCACCCGGGCCTACTCTCTGCGGGAACTGCAGCCCGATCTGTCCCAATGCATCAACCAAGCTGGGCCACTGTTAGAACAGATTGGGAGCACCATCGGATCTGATCTTCACAAACTGGATTCATGA
- a CDS encoding flavin reductase family protein, with protein MTDLFRSAFRSHPAGVTVVTAVGHSGPVGLTASSVASVSADPPALSFSLSGSRSAEQLIEAETVVVHMMAASQVDLVKVFSKPGTERFTAGMDWTTLPTGEPLLGGVLWALRCRITHRVPVGASILLAAEVLEVVGQPGQGTPLVYHDRGFYRLTEEARIG; from the coding sequence ATGACCGACCTCTTCCGCAGCGCCTTCCGGTCCCACCCTGCCGGCGTAACTGTAGTGACCGCCGTCGGGCATTCCGGGCCGGTGGGCCTGACCGCCTCCTCTGTCGCGTCGGTTTCCGCGGATCCGCCGGCGCTTTCCTTCTCCCTGTCCGGCAGCCGTTCCGCCGAGCAGCTGATCGAGGCTGAAACGGTGGTGGTCCACATGATGGCTGCCTCCCAGGTGGACCTCGTGAAGGTGTTTTCCAAGCCCGGCACAGAGCGGTTCACCGCCGGCATGGACTGGACGACGCTGCCGACCGGGGAGCCTCTTTTGGGAGGAGTCCTGTGGGCGCTGCGCTGCAGGATCACGCACAGGGTTCCGGTAGGCGCCTCGATCCTGCTGGCGGCGGAGGTGCTTGAGGTTGTGGGTCAGCCTGGACAAGGTACGCCGCTGGTCTACCATGACCGCGGTTTCTACCGGCTGACGGAGGAGGCGCGGATCGGGTAG
- a CDS encoding ABC transporter substrate-binding protein, with product MNLFSKGKVVLAAAAAATLVLTGCGGGSGSAGTSNSSATSGEINLIAYAGVWQDQYNAAVIEPFKAKYPDIKINYSSKRSSAEMLSALQGQKNDPATDVAIMDNSVSTTGNTQGLFDKIDESAVPNLANVPEKFQDKSGFGPVVMLDAVGLLYDTATFPKAPESWDVLWDPAYAGRINVNAPPSLLGLSLTAITSKMEGEDYTQSIDKAVAKLKEMAPGVQTFAPNPDEYQNVITGQTVLGLGQNARGQFYSDQSNKKMGVTFPKEGTVYQINTVNLVKDAPNKAAAETFINYALSPEAQTAFAKALFYAPSVTNAELPAEVKDRVVPTDGSLNIVPLDVQFLSSARDKWTDTWKRQIITK from the coding sequence ATGAATCTGTTCAGTAAAGGCAAAGTGGTGCTGGCGGCGGCAGCCGCGGCCACACTCGTTCTCACCGGGTGCGGAGGTGGTTCAGGGAGCGCCGGCACCAGCAACTCCAGCGCCACGTCGGGGGAAATCAACCTCATCGCCTACGCGGGTGTTTGGCAGGACCAGTACAACGCAGCCGTGATCGAACCCTTCAAGGCCAAGTACCCGGACATCAAGATCAATTACTCGTCGAAGCGGTCATCTGCGGAGATGCTGAGCGCGTTGCAGGGTCAGAAGAACGATCCCGCAACCGACGTGGCGATCATGGACAACTCCGTGTCCACCACAGGCAACACCCAGGGCCTGTTCGACAAGATCGATGAATCGGCAGTCCCCAACCTTGCCAATGTTCCTGAGAAGTTCCAGGACAAGAGCGGTTTCGGTCCCGTCGTCATGCTGGACGCCGTCGGGCTCTTGTACGACACGGCCACGTTCCCCAAGGCTCCTGAGAGCTGGGATGTGCTCTGGGACCCGGCATACGCAGGCAGGATCAACGTCAACGCTCCTCCGTCCCTGCTCGGTCTCTCCCTGACGGCGATCACCTCGAAGATGGAAGGGGAGGACTACACCCAAAGCATCGACAAGGCAGTTGCGAAGCTGAAGGAGATGGCCCCTGGCGTCCAGACGTTCGCACCCAACCCGGACGAATACCAGAACGTCATTACGGGACAGACCGTTCTTGGCCTCGGCCAGAACGCCCGCGGCCAGTTCTACAGCGACCAGAGCAACAAGAAGATGGGCGTGACTTTCCCGAAGGAAGGCACGGTCTACCAGATCAACACGGTCAACCTGGTGAAGGACGCCCCCAACAAGGCGGCCGCTGAAACGTTCATCAACTACGCCTTGTCGCCCGAAGCCCAGACGGCTTTCGCAAAGGCCCTCTTCTACGCACCGTCCGTGACCAACGCCGAACTTCCGGCCGAGGTGAAGGATCGCGTGGTCCCCACTGATGGTTCGCTCAACATCGTTCCCCTCGATGTCCAGTTCCTGTCCTCGGCCCGTGACAAGTGGACCGACACCTGGAAGCGCCAAATCATCACCAAGTAG
- a CDS encoding DoxX family protein, which yields MNQFSPAATTAVTVLRVLAGFVFAAHGWQKFSQFTIAGTQASFAEMGVPAANIVAPLVATLELAGGIALILGVLTRVFAALLAVDMLGALFLVHAPAGVFAADGGYELVLALAAAAIAIALFGPAKFSGDYALFSRTRFKALV from the coding sequence ATGAATCAGTTCTCCCCCGCCGCTACCACGGCAGTGACCGTCCTGCGGGTCCTCGCAGGCTTCGTCTTTGCCGCCCACGGCTGGCAGAAGTTCAGCCAGTTCACCATTGCCGGCACCCAGGCGTCCTTCGCCGAAATGGGCGTCCCCGCAGCAAACATCGTCGCTCCGCTCGTGGCGACCCTGGAACTTGCCGGTGGAATTGCCCTGATCCTGGGCGTGCTGACCCGCGTGTTCGCCGCACTTCTCGCCGTGGACATGCTCGGAGCCCTGTTCCTGGTTCACGCACCGGCCGGCGTCTTCGCGGCCGATGGTGGCTATGAGCTGGTCCTGGCCCTGGCTGCGGCAGCAATCGCTATCGCGCTCTTTGGCCCGGCCAAGTTCTCAGGTGATTACGCCCTGTTCAGCCGGACAAGGTTTAAGGCCCTCGTCTAA
- a CDS encoding ABC transporter permease — translation MTTLKEPLQRPRLGAAEGELEQATTKRNRRTYLALLLPGLLGLVVSFVFPLAYMVRMSFNKGAPDGVIEETFTLDTYIQPLTDPYYWRVTLDTFQMGVTVGVLCVIVSYPVALFLARSTSKWRGLLIAIAIAPLLTSAVVRTYGWMVILGTNGLVNSTLADWGLIDTPLKLTNNMTGVTIGLVEIFMPYAILAMISGFGRLSPQLEEAAGSLGASKFKVFTRVTLPLSLPGILTAFLLVFVLSISTFITPRLLGGGSVQVLATEIYDQTTGLLNWPFAAALSVILLVLFGLIIAVYQRLTKKIGG, via the coding sequence ATGACCACGCTCAAAGAACCATTGCAGCGGCCAAGGCTAGGCGCGGCAGAAGGGGAGCTGGAGCAGGCAACCACCAAGCGGAACAGGCGGACCTACCTCGCACTGCTGCTGCCCGGACTCCTCGGCCTCGTGGTGAGCTTCGTTTTCCCGCTCGCCTACATGGTCCGGATGTCCTTCAACAAGGGAGCACCTGACGGCGTCATCGAGGAGACCTTCACCCTCGACACGTACATCCAGCCCCTCACGGACCCTTACTACTGGCGCGTCACCCTGGACACGTTCCAGATGGGTGTCACGGTGGGCGTGCTGTGCGTCATCGTCTCCTACCCGGTGGCGCTGTTCCTCGCGCGCAGTACCAGCAAATGGCGCGGCTTGCTCATTGCCATAGCCATCGCTCCGCTGCTGACGTCTGCCGTCGTCCGGACGTACGGGTGGATGGTCATTCTTGGGACCAACGGCCTGGTGAACTCCACCCTTGCCGACTGGGGCCTCATCGACACCCCCTTGAAACTGACCAACAACATGACCGGCGTAACCATCGGCTTGGTTGAGATCTTCATGCCCTACGCCATCCTGGCCATGATCTCCGGCTTCGGGCGCCTCAGCCCGCAGCTTGAGGAAGCGGCCGGCTCGTTGGGGGCCAGCAAGTTCAAGGTCTTCACCAGAGTGACCTTGCCGTTGAGCCTGCCCGGGATCCTCACCGCATTCCTGCTGGTCTTCGTGCTCTCCATCAGCACCTTCATTACGCCGCGGCTGCTGGGTGGCGGAAGTGTCCAGGTCCTCGCTACCGAAATCTACGACCAGACCACAGGGTTGCTGAACTGGCCCTTCGCTGCAGCGCTCTCTGTGATCCTGTTGGTTTTGTTCGGCCTCATCATCGCCGTATATCAGCGCCTCACCAAGAAAATCGGAGGTTAG
- a CDS encoding NADPH-dependent F420 reductase, producing the protein MTDITIIGTGNMARGLATRAIAAGKSVQLLAHEDKAKAQVLASELGGQVSTGVVGDELTSNLVIPAVYFDAAKAIVARYGDALNGKVYVDITNPVDFATFEGLAVPADSSAAEELQKITGASVVKAFNTTFAATLGEGAVAGHVLDVLIAGDDEAAIQTVVDFAAGAGLNPVVVGPQRRARQLEQTGFLHILLSANDELPAYQWNSGLKLVPAA; encoded by the coding sequence ATGACTGATATCACCATCATCGGAACCGGCAACATGGCCCGCGGCCTGGCAACCCGGGCAATCGCCGCCGGCAAGAGCGTCCAGCTGCTCGCACACGAAGACAAGGCCAAGGCCCAGGTTCTCGCTTCGGAACTCGGCGGCCAGGTCTCAACCGGGGTGGTGGGCGACGAGCTCACCAGCAACCTCGTGATCCCGGCTGTCTACTTCGACGCAGCCAAAGCCATTGTTGCCCGTTACGGCGATGCCCTGAACGGCAAGGTCTACGTGGACATCACCAACCCCGTGGACTTCGCCACCTTCGAAGGCCTGGCAGTGCCCGCAGACAGCTCTGCTGCCGAAGAACTCCAGAAAATCACCGGCGCAAGCGTCGTCAAGGCCTTCAACACCACGTTCGCGGCGACCCTCGGTGAAGGTGCCGTAGCAGGACACGTCCTTGACGTCCTGATCGCCGGAGATGACGAGGCCGCAATCCAGACCGTCGTCGACTTCGCCGCCGGAGCCGGGCTCAACCCGGTGGTCGTCGGCCCCCAGCGCCGTGCCCGGCAGCTCGAGCAGACCGGCTTCCTCCACATCCTGCTCTCCGCCAATGACGAACTCCCGGCGTACCAGTGGAACTCCGGCCTGAAGCTGGTCCCCGCCGCGTAG
- a CDS encoding ATP-binding cassette domain-containing protein — MTFRPAPLRAAAALAVIFVAARVIYRILFNGAGADGPVLLNLPPVRLPAPFAHVVLLGPVTAPGLWDAVLSALPIAGLILAFGLVNAWVDVARGFVRLARGGPFQGIARTLVVAWAALPALADAARSVRLAFRLRGEKFGPRALVPMLERTLEHASRVAAALELRGFGSRNSRHAPHGTGRAPVEINEAFFTIGSTRLRIDNFRPAPGSVTVITGPTGSGKSTILRGIAGLLSHVDGGNISGTVHVGAVKRADAPPRDTARLIGVVLQNPRAAFASTRVEDEIALALELRGEPREDAKARTLEVAERIGVTALLHRDLSTLSAGEATLVAIAAAVVDRPPVLLVDEPLADLDPNARHRVIAVLNSLARESGACVIVAEHRARPLVPIADAWWTMHDGGLVPAAAPAPSLPVEESPTSAAIEEPRGAERVLSASNLSVHRDGKALVRDASLSVHRGEIVALVGPNGAGKSSLLVALALGEGTGSEAKIDGGRIALVPDASDDLFTRDTVAGELRAADRRTARHAASAGGRDTVAGPTIPAWARLALLRGQPGMPGGTEHPRDLSAGERRIPAITLQTADDPQVLLIDEPTRGLDPTARGAVATALRAAAGTGAAVLIATHDLDFARQIGARILPMREGVAPAVPGPTPVPVAAPAPAPAVPAEAMPESISLHGANPRHDHVAMPALHATRRPTRHFRMPRSVEVAILAAANVLALGAFCWPLVAAALPQDAAAALPYAALAIAPLAVVAIVVSLDGSVRSAHTVALLGVLAAVGSAIRVASTGVGGVEAVFILLILAGRAFGARFGMLLGAATIAVSSALWSGIGPWSPFQIFACAWVGAGAGLLPRNVRGKAELWMLCAYGVVASYVFGLLTNLWFWPFAVGAGTGISYVPGAPLSANLSSFLLYSFITSTAGWDTLRAVTTIVGIALVGRAVLAALRRAKPLSGQSGTAAEGQGAARPVSADA, encoded by the coding sequence ATGACCTTCAGGCCCGCACCGTTACGCGCTGCAGCGGCACTCGCCGTTATCTTCGTTGCGGCGCGGGTCATCTATCGCATCCTCTTTAACGGAGCGGGCGCCGACGGTCCCGTTCTTCTCAACCTGCCGCCGGTCAGGCTGCCGGCGCCGTTCGCCCACGTCGTCCTGCTCGGCCCTGTCACCGCACCGGGGCTGTGGGACGCGGTGTTGTCGGCCTTGCCGATCGCTGGCCTGATTCTCGCTTTCGGCCTGGTCAACGCCTGGGTGGATGTAGCCCGGGGGTTTGTGCGCCTTGCCCGCGGCGGTCCGTTCCAGGGCATCGCGCGCACGCTGGTGGTCGCGTGGGCCGCGCTTCCGGCGCTCGCCGACGCCGCTCGTTCCGTCCGCTTGGCCTTCCGGCTGAGGGGCGAGAAATTCGGCCCGCGGGCCTTGGTGCCCATGCTGGAACGCACGCTCGAGCATGCCAGCCGGGTAGCCGCGGCCCTTGAGTTGCGCGGCTTTGGCAGCCGGAACAGCCGGCACGCGCCCCACGGAACCGGCCGGGCACCCGTGGAGATCAATGAGGCCTTCTTCACCATCGGCAGCACCCGGCTCCGCATCGACAATTTCCGTCCTGCGCCCGGTTCGGTCACCGTGATCACCGGCCCCACCGGCTCCGGCAAATCGACCATTCTTCGCGGCATTGCCGGCCTGCTGTCCCACGTCGACGGCGGAAATATCTCCGGCACGGTCCACGTCGGCGCTGTGAAGAGGGCGGATGCGCCGCCACGCGACACGGCCCGTCTGATCGGCGTCGTGCTTCAAAATCCGCGGGCCGCCTTCGCGAGCACGCGCGTTGAGGACGAGATCGCGCTCGCGCTGGAATTGCGCGGGGAACCGCGCGAGGACGCCAAGGCACGGACGCTCGAGGTCGCGGAACGCATCGGCGTCACGGCGCTCTTGCACCGGGACCTCAGCACACTTTCGGCAGGGGAAGCGACCCTCGTGGCCATCGCCGCCGCGGTGGTGGACCGCCCGCCCGTGCTTCTGGTGGACGAGCCGCTCGCCGACCTCGACCCGAATGCCCGGCACCGTGTCATCGCCGTCCTCAACAGCCTCGCGCGGGAGTCGGGAGCCTGCGTCATCGTCGCAGAGCACCGTGCGCGGCCCCTGGTGCCGATCGCCGACGCCTGGTGGACAATGCACGACGGCGGCCTGGTACCGGCCGCTGCACCCGCACCTTCGCTTCCGGTCGAGGAAAGCCCGACGTCGGCGGCGATCGAAGAGCCTCGGGGAGCCGAACGCGTGCTCTCCGCGAGCAACCTGTCAGTGCATCGGGACGGTAAAGCGTTGGTGCGCGATGCTTCGCTGTCCGTGCACCGGGGCGAGATCGTGGCGCTGGTTGGGCCGAACGGTGCCGGAAAATCGTCGCTGCTGGTTGCTCTGGCCCTCGGCGAGGGAACCGGTAGCGAAGCGAAGATCGACGGCGGCCGTATCGCCTTGGTACCCGACGCCTCAGATGACCTCTTCACCCGGGATACCGTGGCAGGAGAACTCCGTGCGGCAGATCGACGCACCGCCCGGCATGCAGCCAGCGCCGGCGGACGGGATACGGTTGCCGGACCAACCATCCCGGCCTGGGCCCGCTTGGCACTCCTTCGTGGACAGCCAGGGATGCCCGGCGGAACCGAGCACCCACGGGATCTCTCGGCAGGGGAGCGGCGCATCCCTGCCATCACCCTGCAGACAGCCGACGACCCCCAGGTCCTCCTCATCGACGAACCCACCAGGGGCCTCGATCCCACAGCCCGGGGTGCCGTGGCGACGGCGTTGCGTGCGGCGGCGGGGACGGGCGCGGCGGTCCTGATTGCCACGCACGATCTTGATTTCGCCCGGCAAATCGGCGCCCGGATACTCCCGATGCGTGAGGGTGTGGCTCCCGCTGTTCCCGGGCCTACTCCCGTGCCAGTTGCTGCGCCAGCTCCTGCTCCGGCTGTTCCGGCGGAGGCGATGCCGGAGTCCATCTCCCTGCATGGTGCGAACCCAAGGCATGACCACGTTGCCATGCCCGCACTGCACGCTACCCGCCGCCCTACCCGGCATTTCCGCATGCCGCGGTCCGTCGAAGTGGCCATCCTCGCGGCAGCAAACGTGCTGGCCCTGGGAGCGTTTTGCTGGCCCTTGGTCGCAGCCGCGCTTCCCCAGGATGCCGCAGCCGCACTTCCTTATGCGGCTCTTGCCATTGCGCCGCTGGCGGTGGTGGCCATTGTCGTGTCCCTCGACGGCTCCGTCCGCTCGGCGCACACAGTAGCGCTGCTCGGAGTCCTTGCAGCGGTTGGTTCCGCAATCCGGGTGGCGAGCACCGGCGTCGGGGGCGTTGAAGCGGTCTTCATCCTGCTGATCCTGGCAGGCCGCGCCTTCGGTGCCCGCTTTGGCATGCTGCTGGGCGCTGCGACGATCGCTGTTTCAAGTGCCCTGTGGAGCGGTATTGGTCCGTGGTCGCCGTTCCAGATCTTCGCGTGCGCCTGGGTCGGCGCCGGGGCCGGCCTCCTGCCCCGGAACGTGCGCGGCAAGGCCGAGCTGTGGATGCTGTGCGCTTACGGCGTTGTGGCGTCCTACGTGTTCGGTTTGCTGACCAACCTGTGGTTCTGGCCTTTCGCAGTGGGCGCTGGGACGGGCATCTCCTACGTACCGGGCGCCCCGCTGTCCGCCAACCTCAGTAGCTTCCTGCTGTATTCGTTCATCACTTCGACGGCGGGATGGGACACCCTGCGGGCAGTCACCACGATCGTGGGTATCGCGTTGGTGGGACGCGCGGTGCTTGCGGCGCTGAGACGCGCGAAGCCGCTGAGCGGCCAGTCCGGAACGGCTGCGGAAGGTCAGGGTGCCGCCCGCCCCGTCTCTGCCGATGCCTGA
- a CDS encoding ABC transporter permease: MSEARLFKPRFNPAKPAFGILVFLLYLFLLAPLLIVFVVSFASNQYLSFPPEGFTFKWYEMLPEESTFMNGMRISLIVAVIVTVIVLALGVPAALALDRFEFKAKAAVQSFFLSPLLIPSIVLALGMVLLFGPLKLTNTYAGIIIGHIAITIPFVIRTTLMSLATTDTSCEAAARILGANSWTVFRRVTLPIIQPGVIAGGVIAFIVSFDEAVISLFVAESGLPTLPVQVLRYVENSADAAVAALSVILILISLAVVVIVERVMGLRKALR; encoded by the coding sequence ATGTCCGAGGCCCGCCTTTTCAAGCCACGCTTCAACCCGGCCAAGCCTGCCTTCGGCATCCTTGTGTTCCTGCTGTACTTGTTCCTGTTGGCACCTTTGCTGATCGTCTTCGTTGTTTCGTTCGCCTCGAACCAGTACCTTTCCTTCCCACCGGAGGGTTTCACTTTCAAGTGGTATGAGATGCTCCCCGAGGAGAGCACGTTCATGAACGGCATGAGGATCAGCCTCATCGTCGCAGTCATCGTCACTGTCATTGTTCTGGCGCTTGGCGTTCCGGCAGCCCTGGCGTTGGACAGGTTCGAGTTCAAAGCGAAGGCCGCGGTTCAATCGTTCTTCTTGTCACCCCTGCTCATCCCGAGCATTGTGCTCGCCCTCGGAATGGTCCTCCTTTTCGGGCCGCTCAAGCTCACCAACACCTACGCGGGCATCATCATCGGCCACATTGCGATCACTATTCCGTTCGTCATCAGGACCACGCTGATGAGCCTCGCCACCACGGACACGTCCTGCGAAGCCGCAGCCCGGATCCTGGGAGCCAACTCCTGGACCGTGTTCCGCAGGGTCACGTTGCCCATCATCCAGCCGGGCGTGATCGCGGGAGGCGTCATTGCTTTCATCGTCTCCTTCGACGAGGCCGTGATTTCCCTGTTCGTTGCGGAATCGGGCCTCCCCACACTGCCGGTTCAGGTCCTGCGATACGTGGAAAACTCAGCGGACGCCGCCGTCGCCGCCCTGTCCGTCATCCTCATCCTGATCTCCCTGGCCGTGGTGGTCATTGTTGAACGGGTCATGGGACTGCGCAAGGCGTTGCGCTGA